TTACTTGTCTCTACAAGGTTCCCGTGGCGTATCTTGACATTCTCCGCGATCTGAAGTGGTGTATGCAGTGCCATGGAGAGGTCGTTGGTGATGTGGTTGGAACCCACACCGAGGAAGTCGTTGTAGCGAATGGAGTTCCCGACATGGATAACGAGGTTGCTTGTCTGTCCGCCAAGGTCTATGACCGCGACACCGAGCTCTTTCTCATCCTCATCCATGGTCGCAATGGCAGAAGCGTAGCCGCTCAGTACGATACCGTCTATTTCTACACCGGCAGAACGTACAGCCTTCTTGAGATTGGAAAGGTTGGATTTCTGTGTCATGATGATATTGACATCCACTTCCATACGGCTGGCATTCATGCCGAAAGGATCTTCGATAAAATCCTGGTCATCGACCCTGAAGTTGTAAGGGAGCACATGGACCACTTCGTACTCATTGGGTACGTTGGCATTGTAGAGGGCGGTCTGCATGACTCGGTTGATCTCTTTGATGGAGATATCTTTATGGGGGATATTGACGATACCCGTGGAGTTCAGGCTCTTTGCATAGGCGTTGGAGATGGAGACGGTCGCTGAAGTGATATTGCTTCCGGCGATGCGTTTGGCATCGTTGATGGCTTTCTTGATGGAACGGGAAGCAAGTTCGATATTGGTGATGGCACCTTTTTTGATACCCTGAGATTTGGCGATGCCGTGACCCTGTACCTGCAGTTTCCCTTCGTCGTCAATTTCAGCTATGATTGCACATACTTTAGTCGAGCCGATGTCTATAGCTAAAATCGTATCACTCAATTTGTAAGTCCTCCCATGTAAACTTCCGTAGGATATTTCGCATCCAGCATCTTGATGAGGTTGCTTTCAAATGTGCTGTTCTTCATTTGATTGACAGTTTGTTTTACAAAATCAGTCCTGTTCTGGTCCGCTTCCAGGAACTTCTGCTCCATAATTTTGTAAACTACTACTTTATCCGATACGCTTATAATACCCTTTTCTTTTGAAGATGTAAAGAGTTTTTGCAAAAATTGTAAACTTTCTTGTGAATTTAACATTTTCAGGTTGTCATTTTTCTCCAAAGTAACAAAATCGGATACTGTCGCATTGCTCTCTTCAAGTGCTGAGAGTGTACTCTCAGCCAGTTTGAGCAGTGCCTCTTTTTGCGCCTGTGCC
The sequence above is drawn from the Sulfurovum riftiae genome and encodes:
- the ftsA gene encoding cell division protein FtsA, encoding MSDTILAIDIGSTKVCAIIAEIDDEGKLQVQGHGIAKSQGIKKGAITNIELASRSIKKAINDAKRIAGSNITSATVSISNAYAKSLNSTGIVNIPHKDISIKEINRVMQTALYNANVPNEYEVVHVLPYNFRVDDQDFIEDPFGMNASRMEVDVNIIMTQKSNLSNLKKAVRSAGVEIDGIVLSGYASAIATMDEDEKELGVAVIDLGGQTSNLVIHVGNSIRYNDFLGVGSNHITNDLSMALHTPLQIAENVKIRHGNLVETSNEIIELPIIGDEENRNGVSLEIVHSVIFARVEEALMILAKSLDKSALKEQIGAGIILTGGMTKLKGIRELAQSIFPALPVRIGKPREIDGLFDELKDPAYATVIGLLLYKAGEHTQYEIDFQQELLHSKDVRTDDLGDIKIGNTVKETEVKREEKKQKEDAETESDNIIFDDLPDIGADKQNPIKKLTNWAKQLF